In Crinalium epipsammum PCC 9333, the following are encoded in one genomic region:
- the uvrB gene encoding excinuclease ABC subunit UvrB: MTQFRLQAPFQPTGDQPQAIAQLTSYLQAGNRFQTLLGATGTGKTFSIAAVIEKIGKPTLVLAHNKTLAAQLCNELREFFPNNAVEYFVSYYDYYQPEAYIPTTDTYIEKTASINEEIDMLRHSATRSLFERKDVIVVASISCIYGLGMPSEYLKASIPFRVGMEVDQRALLRDLANVQYSRNDLDLGRGRFRVRGDVLEIGPAYEDRIIRVEFFGDEIDAIRYVDPVTGEIIQSLDAINVYPARHFVTPEDRLEEACNAIQAELKQRILELESAGKLLEAQRIDQRTRYDLELLQEVGYCNGVENYSRHLAGRLPGESPECLIDYFPKDWLLVIDESHVSIPQLRGMYNGDQSRKRVLIEHGFRLPSAADNRPLKAEEFWDKANQCIFVSATPGNWEIEISEGRVAEQVIRPTGVLDPEIFVRPTEGQIDDLLSEIQERVALNERVLITTLTKRMAEDLTEYLQDRGVQVRYLHSEIQSIERIEIMQDLRDGKFDVLIGVNLLREGLDLPEVSLVAILDADKEGFLRAERSLIQTIGRAARHVRGQAILYADNLTDSMVKAIDETDRRRGIQFAYNRMHNITPQSIAKKSGNSILAFLDVSRRLNSQQLETVFEQADELSLEQIPQLITQLEAQMKDAAKKLEFEEAAKLRDRIKHLRDKMLGR; this comes from the coding sequence ATGACGCAATTTCGTCTGCAAGCTCCATTTCAACCTACAGGCGATCAACCACAAGCGATCGCACAACTTACCTCTTATCTCCAAGCAGGTAATCGTTTTCAAACTTTGCTGGGCGCGACGGGTACGGGGAAAACCTTCTCCATCGCTGCCGTGATTGAAAAAATTGGTAAGCCAACGCTGGTGTTAGCCCACAATAAAACCTTAGCAGCACAGCTTTGTAATGAGTTGCGGGAATTCTTCCCGAATAATGCGGTTGAATACTTTGTTAGTTACTACGACTACTATCAGCCAGAAGCTTATATTCCAACTACGGATACATATATAGAGAAAACCGCCTCGATTAATGAGGAAATAGATATGCTGCGACATTCAGCGACGCGATCGCTGTTTGAACGTAAAGATGTGATCGTTGTAGCATCAATTAGCTGTATCTACGGTTTAGGTATGCCTTCAGAATACCTAAAAGCGTCTATTCCGTTTCGGGTGGGAATGGAAGTTGATCAACGTGCATTGCTGCGAGATTTAGCCAATGTGCAATACTCTCGCAACGATCTAGATCTGGGTAGAGGGCGTTTTCGAGTGCGGGGGGATGTTTTAGAAATTGGTCCCGCTTATGAAGATAGAATTATCCGAGTAGAATTTTTTGGCGATGAAATTGACGCAATTCGCTATGTCGATCCAGTCACAGGGGAAATTATCCAAAGTCTGGATGCAATAAATGTTTATCCAGCGCGTCACTTTGTCACTCCAGAAGATCGCTTGGAAGAAGCTTGCAATGCAATTCAAGCAGAACTTAAGCAGAGGATTTTAGAACTAGAAAGTGCTGGTAAACTTTTAGAGGCGCAACGGATAGATCAGCGTACTCGCTATGATTTAGAGTTATTGCAGGAAGTAGGTTATTGCAACGGGGTAGAAAATTATTCTCGTCATTTAGCTGGAAGACTTCCAGGTGAATCGCCAGAATGTTTGATTGATTATTTTCCTAAAGATTGGTTGTTAGTAATAGATGAATCCCACGTTTCTATACCACAACTTCGGGGAATGTATAACGGCGATCAGTCGCGCAAGCGGGTATTAATTGAGCATGGTTTTCGCTTACCTAGTGCTGCTGATAACCGCCCGTTAAAAGCTGAGGAGTTTTGGGATAAGGCAAATCAGTGTATATTTGTCTCTGCAACGCCTGGAAATTGGGAAATTGAAATATCAGAAGGAAGGGTTGCAGAACAGGTAATTCGTCCTACTGGGGTGCTTGATCCTGAAATATTTGTGCGTCCGACGGAAGGACAAATTGATGATCTTTTGAGTGAAATTCAAGAACGGGTTGCACTGAATGAACGGGTATTGATTACCACTTTAACTAAGCGGATGGCGGAAGATCTCACGGAATATTTGCAAGATCGTGGAGTGCAGGTGCGCTATCTACACTCAGAAATTCAATCTATTGAACGCATTGAGATTATGCAAGATTTGCGTGATGGTAAGTTTGATGTGTTAATTGGGGTTAACTTGTTGCGGGAAGGGTTGGATTTACCAGAGGTATCTTTGGTAGCGATTTTGGATGCGGATAAAGAGGGGTTTTTGCGTGCAGAGCGATCGCTAATTCAAACTATTGGTAGGGCGGCGCGTCATGTGCGCGGACAAGCGATCTTATATGCTGATAATTTAACCGATAGTATGGTTAAAGCAATTGATGAAACTGATCGCCGTCGGGGGATTCAGTTTGCATACAACCGGATGCACAATATTACACCGCAATCAATTGCTAAGAAATCTGGTAATTCAATTCTGGCGTTTTTAGATGTGTCGCGACGATTGAATTCGCAACAGTTAGAAACTGTTTTTGAGCAAGCAGATGAGCTATCTTTAGAGCAAATTCCGCAGTTAATTACGCAGTTAGAAGCGCAGATGAAGGATGCAGCGAAGAAGTTAGAGTTTGAGGAGGCGGCGAAATTGCGCGATCGCATTAAGCATTTGCGGGATAAGATGCTGGGGCGTTAA
- a CDS encoding type II toxin-antitoxin system VapC family toxin has protein sequence MTPDRLFLDTAFIQALLNSRDQYHLQAKKLLPRVKNADEVWITEAILIEVGNALSAFNRKAAVQFIQQCYQTPNIKVVSVDNQLLNKALQLYQKRPDKTWGLTDCISFVVMQEQSLIYAATADKHFIQAGYRALLLEID, from the coding sequence ATGACTCCAGATAGACTGTTTTTGGATACCGCCTTTATTCAAGCATTGCTGAATTCTCGCGATCAGTATCATTTGCAAGCTAAAAAGTTATTACCTCGTGTAAAAAATGCTGATGAAGTTTGGATAACAGAAGCAATCTTAATTGAAGTTGGTAATGCTTTAAGTGCTTTTAATCGTAAAGCTGCTGTTCAATTCATCCAACAATGCTACCAAACACCTAATATCAAAGTGGTAAGTGTTGATAATCAACTTTTAAATAAAGCGTTACAACTCTATCAAAAGCGCCCTGATAAAACCTGGGGATTAACTGACTGTATCTCTTTCGTCGTCATGCAAGAGCAAAGTTTGATTTATGCAGCAACAGCCGATAAACACTTTATTCAAGCAGGATATCGTGCTTTATTGCTAGAAATAGATTAA
- a CDS encoding chlorophyll a/b-binding protein, which translates to MESLQEKTKQPYTEAAINIEQGFTPNAEVWNGRFAMIGFVSILIIEVLSGQGIVDFWGSLLSPLW; encoded by the coding sequence ATGGAATCTTTGCAAGAAAAGACAAAACAACCGTATACTGAAGCTGCAATTAATATTGAGCAAGGTTTTACACCTAATGCAGAGGTCTGGAATGGTCGCTTTGCAATGATTGGATTCGTTTCAATCCTCATTATTGAAGTATTAAGCGGACAAGGAATTGTTGACTTTTGGGGCAGTCTGCTAAGTCCTCTGTGGTAA
- a CDS encoding Uma2 family endonuclease → MNTFTIAIPKITPEQFLEICQANQDLRLELTASGEVIIMPPTFPWTGQINSRLNAQLWNWNDRTNLGIVFDSSTGFTLPNSAVRSPDASWVSNERWNSLTETQKKSEFSPIAPDFVIELRSSSDAIKTLREKMQEYIDNGVRLAWLIDPQTKQVEIYRQNQQVEVLNSPDTVNGEDVLPGFVLNLNKIW, encoded by the coding sequence ATGAATACTTTTACCATTGCTATCCCTAAAATTACCCCAGAGCAATTTTTAGAAATCTGCCAAGCTAATCAAGACTTGCGCCTAGAATTAACTGCTAGTGGAGAAGTAATTATTATGCCCCCTACATTCCCCTGGACTGGTCAAATAAATTCTCGGTTAAATGCTCAATTATGGAACTGGAACGATCGCACAAATTTAGGCATAGTTTTCGACTCCTCCACAGGTTTTACTCTTCCTAATAGTGCTGTTCGTTCTCCTGATGCTAGTTGGGTAAGTAATGAACGTTGGAACAGTTTAACTGAAACTCAGAAAAAATCAGAATTTTCTCCTATAGCTCCTGATTTTGTGATTGAATTACGCTCTAGTAGCGATGCAATTAAAACTTTGCGCGAAAAAATGCAGGAATATATTGATAATGGTGTGCGTTTAGCTTGGTTAATTGATCCGCAAACAAAACAAGTAGAAATTTATCGCCAAAACCAACAAGTAGAAGTTTTAAATTCTCCTGATACTGTCAACGGTGAAGATGTGTTACCTGGATTTGTATTAAATTTAAATAAAATTTGGTAA
- a CDS encoding sensor histidine kinase: MFQATRRRLALWYTTITAVLLLFFASGVYLYVRSTLIERVDDTLNHVVEVVTRSLIIEPLDTTPSELHVNIESSFRDNSDTVEDDHIDLEWFSPTGKLLWSTLSEPLNIPIYPNRTGETVYVSPDHLLRQVTERVEIGRHVMGYLRVSHPWFEVTKPSRQLIVDLSIGIVIMLISVAGIGWFLSGLAIEPVRESYQRLKQFTADASHELRNPIAMIQTNVQVALADPEPIPQHYRQQLQIVERLTRRLGRLVDDLLFLARQDSGIVQPHFVSVPLDALLMDVIEEQQLVAASKDIILSLDIIEPVINTTAETAEDIFTMQGDWDELARLFTNLVSNAVQYTPAGGKVGVKLQQIGRNNHFQLQVKVSDTGIGIPEDALPEIFHRFYRVDSSRTHSKVAGSGLGLAIAGAIVEHHQGQIQIDSKLNQGTTVTVTLR; the protein is encoded by the coding sequence ATGTTTCAAGCAACTCGTCGCCGTTTAGCACTTTGGTACACAACAATTACTGCTGTACTATTGCTATTTTTTGCTAGTGGTGTTTATTTATATGTTCGTAGCACTTTAATTGAGCGTGTTGATGATACCCTCAATCATGTAGTTGAAGTAGTAACGCGCTCGCTCATCATTGAACCACTTGACACTACACCCTCTGAATTGCACGTTAATATCGAATCCAGTTTTCGAGACAATAGCGACACCGTAGAAGACGATCATATCGATCTAGAGTGGTTTAGTCCCACAGGAAAATTACTTTGGTCTACCTTATCAGAACCCCTAAATATTCCCATTTATCCTAATCGTACTGGCGAAACAGTTTATGTTTCTCCAGATCATTTATTACGACAAGTAACAGAAAGAGTAGAAATTGGTCGTCATGTGATGGGATATTTGCGTGTTAGTCATCCTTGGTTTGAAGTCACAAAACCTAGTCGCCAATTAATAGTCGATCTCAGTATTGGTATTGTAATTATGCTAATTTCTGTTGCTGGTATTGGTTGGTTTCTTTCTGGGTTAGCAATAGAACCAGTAAGAGAATCTTATCAACGCCTCAAACAATTTACTGCTGATGCTTCCCACGAATTAAGGAATCCTATTGCAATGATTCAAACTAATGTGCAAGTAGCACTAGCAGATCCCGAACCCATACCGCAACATTATCGCCAACAATTGCAAATTGTAGAAAGATTAACCCGCAGATTAGGGCGTTTAGTAGATGATTTGCTATTTCTAGCTAGACAGGATAGTGGGATAGTACAACCGCATTTTGTATCGGTTCCACTAGATGCTTTATTAATGGATGTAATTGAAGAACAACAACTTGTTGCAGCATCAAAAGATATTATTTTATCACTAGATATTATTGAGCCAGTTATTAATACCACTGCTGAGACAGCAGAAGATATATTTACCATGCAAGGCGACTGGGATGAGTTAGCGCGTTTGTTCACAAATCTTGTGAGTAATGCAGTGCAATACACACCCGCAGGGGGGAAGGTTGGGGTGAAGTTGCAACAAATTGGTAGGAATAACCATTTCCAACTGCAAGTGAAAGTTAGTGATACAGGAATTGGTATTCCAGAAGATGCTTTACCTGAGATATTCCACCGCTTTTATCGTGTAGATTCTTCTCGTACTCATAGTAAAGTAGCAGGTTCAGGGTTAGGATTAGCGATCGCCGGAGCAATTGTAGAACATCATCAAGGTCAGATTCAGATCGATAGCAAGCTTAATCAAGGTACTACCGTAACTGTTACCTTGCGATAG
- a CDS encoding DUF2267 domain-containing protein: protein MPINLREDVAYILLKKISESDGQGQQEVKFTESDLAGRDLSPSDLLGHLDYLNQKQYINAEFTGNAYGNQEDTPDAANPKEFDFRIANTYGSADGPLPHLIAFKSAELTEKGRKMLEKMEANPPQALREGPATSIAAKDMPFLEKVMIRGNLTDLFDARDISEVVFRTMRDMMTNEAADRVTSELHEEMEPTEDKALQNEIADLWKDTNPIVHFLSRIRPPLIIKSDTFLFRIKQEAGLPSGSNVEFVVQAVFKATKDELSEERIKEISGFLPDKIKELWEQA from the coding sequence ATGCCAATTAATTTACGAGAAGATGTTGCTTACATCCTGCTAAAAAAGATCAGCGAAAGCGACGGACAAGGACAGCAGGAAGTTAAATTTACCGAGTCTGACTTAGCTGGTCGCGATCTTAGCCCTAGCGATCTTTTGGGACACTTAGATTATTTAAATCAAAAACAGTATATCAACGCAGAATTCACTGGGAATGCCTATGGAAATCAGGAAGATACTCCTGATGCCGCTAACCCAAAAGAATTTGATTTTAGAATTGCCAATACTTATGGCTCCGCAGATGGTCCCCTGCCTCACCTGATTGCTTTTAAAAGTGCAGAATTAACTGAAAAAGGTCGTAAAATGCTAGAGAAAATGGAGGCAAATCCTCCTCAAGCTCTACGCGAAGGTCCAGCAACTTCAATTGCTGCAAAAGATATGCCTTTCCTTGAGAAAGTCATGATCCGAGGTAATCTTACCGATCTTTTTGATGCCAGAGATATTAGTGAAGTCGTGTTCCGTACAATGCGTGACATGATGACAAATGAAGCAGCAGATCGGGTAACTAGCGAACTGCATGAAGAAATGGAGCCTACTGAAGATAAGGCTTTACAAAACGAGATTGCAGATCTTTGGAAAGATACAAATCCAATTGTTCATTTCCTCAGCCGGATTCGTCCACCCCTGATCATCAAATCTGATACATTTTTATTCCGCATTAAACAAGAAGCTGGTTTACCATCAGGCTCAAATGTAGAATTTGTGGTACAAGCAGTATTTAAAGCTACTAAAGACGAATTATCTGAAGAACGGATTAAAGAAATCTCCGGCTTCTTACCCGATAAAATCAAGGAACTTTGGGAGCAAGCTTAA
- the carB gene encoding carbamoyl-phosphate synthase large subunit has product MPRRNDLHKILLLGSGPIVIGQGCEFDYSGTQACKALREEGYEVVLVNSNPATIMTDPETADRTYIEPLTPELVEKVIAKERPDALLPTMGGQTALNLAVSLAKNGVLEKYGVELIGAKLPAIEKAEDRLLFKQAMERIGVDVCPSGIAHNLDEAKAIAHQIGSYPLIIRPAFTLGGAGGGIAYNQEEYEEMAQGGIDASPVSQILVEQSLLGWKEYELEVMRDLADNVVIICSIENIDPMGIHTGDSITVAPAQTLTDKEYQRLRDASIKIIREIGVETGGSNIQFAVNPTNGDFIVIEMNPRVSRSSALASKATGFPIAKFAAKLAVGYTLDEIPNDITKKTPASFEPTIDYVVTKIPRFAFEKFPGSQATLTTQMKSVGEAMAIGRTFQESFQKALRSLETGRAGWGCDGVEKLPSLPQVQAGLRTPNPERIFTVRHALKLGMTVEEIYELTNIDPWFLEKMEELLVTENLLKRTPLTELTKEQLWDIKRQGFSDRQIAYATKTKEDQVRQYRKQLGVVPAYKLVDTCAAEFEAQTPYYYSTYEEESEIIPSDRRKVMILGGGPNRIGQGIEFDYCCCHASYALRKDGFETIMVNSNPETVSTDYDTSDRLYFEPLTREDVLNIIEAEQPEGVIVQFGGQTPLKLALPLQEYLNQINASDSPLLTKIWGTSPESIDIAENRERFEQILRELDIKQPANGMARSYDDALQVARRIGYPVVVRPSYVLGGRAMEIVYSDLELERYMMYAVQVEPDHPILIDKFLENAIEVDVDAIADHTGKVIIGGIMEHIEQAGIHSGDSACSLPCVSLSSDILDTIRTWTVQLAKALKVIGLMNIQFAVQGEQVYIIEANPRASRTIPFVAKATGIPLAGLASRIMSGKTLKELGITEEFIPKHIAVKEVVLPFEKFPGTDTILGPEMRSTGEVMGIDVDFGRAFAKAALAAGQRLPLSGTVFVSTNDRDKASVVPVVKDLIELGFHIVSTEGTRRVLKEHGIDVELVLKLHEGRPHVLDFIKNEQIQLIINTPSGEEAQADGRLIRRSALTYKIPLITTIASAKATAAAIRCLQLQPMEVKALQDYIVAVNQPQPVA; this is encoded by the coding sequence ATGCCTCGCCGTAACGACCTCCACAAAATCCTGCTACTGGGTTCTGGTCCAATTGTAATTGGACAAGGCTGCGAATTTGACTATTCCGGTACTCAAGCTTGTAAAGCCCTTCGAGAAGAAGGATATGAGGTAGTGCTGGTCAATTCAAATCCAGCAACAATTATGACCGATCCGGAAACCGCAGATCGCACATATATAGAACCGCTAACACCAGAATTGGTAGAAAAAGTAATTGCCAAAGAGCGACCAGATGCGCTATTACCGACAATGGGCGGTCAAACTGCCTTAAATCTTGCTGTCTCTTTAGCAAAAAATGGTGTGCTGGAGAAGTACGGCGTTGAGTTAATTGGGGCAAAATTACCAGCAATTGAGAAAGCCGAAGATCGCCTACTATTTAAACAAGCAATGGAACGGATTGGCGTGGACGTATGCCCATCTGGAATTGCTCATAATTTAGATGAAGCAAAAGCTATAGCTCATCAAATTGGTAGTTATCCGTTAATTATTCGCCCTGCTTTTACTTTAGGTGGTGCGGGTGGCGGTATTGCTTACAACCAAGAAGAATATGAAGAAATGGCACAAGGTGGTATTGATGCCTCCCCAGTTTCTCAGATTTTGGTTGAACAATCCTTATTGGGTTGGAAAGAGTACGAACTAGAAGTAATGCGAGATTTAGCAGATAACGTGGTAATTATCTGCTCAATTGAAAATATTGACCCGATGGGGATTCATACGGGTGATTCTATTACCGTCGCCCCAGCCCAAACTCTGACAGATAAGGAATATCAACGCCTACGGGATGCGTCGATTAAGATTATCCGCGAAATTGGTGTAGAAACAGGTGGTTCTAATATTCAGTTTGCAGTGAATCCTACCAACGGCGATTTTATTGTGATTGAAATGAACCCGCGCGTTAGCCGTAGTTCAGCTTTAGCATCTAAAGCAACTGGTTTCCCAATTGCCAAGTTTGCTGCTAAGTTAGCGGTTGGTTATACGTTAGATGAAATTCCTAACGATATTACTAAGAAAACTCCTGCTTCCTTTGAGCCAACTATTGATTATGTAGTCACAAAAATTCCCAGATTTGCCTTTGAAAAGTTCCCTGGTTCTCAAGCAACTCTGACAACACAAATGAAGTCGGTGGGAGAAGCAATGGCAATTGGACGGACGTTCCAAGAGTCATTCCAGAAGGCGCTCAGATCGCTTGAAACAGGACGCGCTGGTTGGGGATGCGATGGGGTGGAAAAACTACCTTCCTTGCCTCAAGTACAGGCAGGTTTACGCACTCCTAACCCAGAACGGATATTTACAGTACGTCATGCGTTGAAGTTAGGCATGACAGTAGAGGAAATCTACGAGTTAACTAATATTGACCCTTGGTTTCTCGAAAAAATGGAGGAACTTTTAGTAACTGAGAATTTACTCAAGCGTACTCCGTTAACTGAATTAACGAAAGAACAGTTATGGGATATTAAACGCCAAGGTTTTAGCGATCGCCAAATTGCTTACGCGACTAAAACGAAAGAAGATCAGGTACGGCAATATCGCAAACAATTAGGAGTAGTTCCAGCCTACAAACTTGTAGATACTTGTGCTGCTGAGTTTGAAGCGCAGACTCCTTATTATTATTCCACCTATGAGGAGGAATCAGAAATAATTCCTTCTGATCGTCGCAAGGTGATGATTTTAGGCGGTGGTCCTAACCGGATTGGGCAAGGGATAGAATTTGATTACTGTTGCTGTCATGCGTCTTATGCCTTACGGAAAGACGGCTTTGAGACAATTATGGTTAACTCAAATCCTGAGACAGTATCAACAGATTATGATACGAGCGATCGCCTCTACTTTGAGCCTTTAACAAGGGAAGATGTTCTCAATATTATAGAAGCAGAACAACCAGAAGGGGTAATTGTGCAATTTGGTGGTCAAACCCCACTAAAACTTGCTCTACCACTGCAAGAATACTTGAATCAAATAAACGCCTCAGACTCCCCCCTCCTCACTAAAATTTGGGGTACTTCACCAGAGTCTATTGATATTGCCGAAAACCGTGAAAGATTTGAACAGATTTTGCGGGAATTAGATATTAAGCAGCCTGCTAATGGTATGGCTCGGAGTTATGATGATGCTCTACAAGTAGCGCGTCGCATTGGTTATCCTGTCGTTGTGCGTCCTTCTTATGTATTGGGTGGACGGGCGATGGAGATAGTTTATTCTGATCTGGAACTTGAACGCTACATGATGTATGCAGTGCAAGTTGAGCCAGATCATCCCATTTTAATTGATAAATTCTTAGAGAATGCAATTGAGGTGGATGTAGATGCGATCGCAGATCATACTGGCAAAGTAATAATTGGCGGTATTATGGAGCATATTGAACAAGCTGGGATTCACTCTGGCGATTCTGCTTGTTCTTTGCCTTGCGTTTCCCTATCTAGTGATATCCTAGACACTATTCGCACTTGGACGGTGCAGTTAGCCAAAGCACTCAAAGTCATTGGGCTAATGAATATCCAGTTTGCAGTTCAAGGTGAACAAGTCTACATCATAGAAGCTAACCCCCGCGCCTCCCGCACTATACCTTTTGTTGCTAAAGCCACAGGTATACCCCTAGCTGGACTAGCATCTAGAATTATGTCTGGAAAGACATTAAAAGAGCTTGGTATTACTGAGGAATTTATTCCCAAACATATTGCAGTTAAAGAGGTTGTACTGCCATTTGAAAAATTCCCTGGTACTGACACTATTTTAGGACCAGAAATGCGATCGACTGGGGAAGTTATGGGTATTGATGTTGACTTTGGACGGGCATTTGCCAAAGCCGCCTTAGCCGCAGGTCAACGTTTACCTTTATCTGGAACCGTGTTTGTCTCCACAAATGACCGCGATAAAGCGTCAGTTGTGCCTGTAGTTAAAGATTTGATCGAATTAGGCTTCCATATTGTCTCCACAGAAGGCACGCGCCGTGTTTTAAAAGAGCATGGAATAGATGTGGAATTAGTGTTAAAACTGCATGAAGGTCGTCCTCATGTGCTGGATTTTATTAAAAACGAGCAAATTCAGCTAATTATTAACACACCTTCTGGTGAAGAAGCACAGGCAGATGGTCGTTTAATTCGTCGTAGTGCTTTGACATACAAAATTCCGCTCATTACTACAATTGCTAGTGCCAAAGCTACAGCAGCAGCAATTCGCTGTTTGCAATTACAGCCAATGGAGGTAAAAGCGTTGCAAGATTATATTGTGGCAGTAAATCAACCTCAACCTGTTGCTTAA
- a CDS encoding Uma2 family endonuclease has protein sequence MSAVTVKRFTISEYHRLSELGFFIENERVELIRGQILEMAAKGTPHSVCNSLLIGKLVMLLGKRAIVRGQEPIIIPPDSEPEPDVVIARNKSDNYLSNHPISADLLLVIEVADSSLKYDQEVKLALYAEARISNYWIFNLVTNCLEAYSEPYQDQHGNFGYANKHIFLPNSVVPLPGFPELSLNLTEVFPQTQS, from the coding sequence ATGAGTGCTGTAACTGTTAAACGCTTTACTATATCTGAATATCATCGTTTATCAGAACTAGGTTTCTTTATTGAAAATGAGCGAGTAGAATTAATTCGCGGACAAATATTAGAAATGGCAGCAAAAGGTACACCACATTCTGTCTGCAACTCACTTCTCATTGGGAAGTTAGTTATGTTATTAGGAAAACGCGCTATTGTGCGAGGACAAGAACCAATTATCATACCTCCCGATAGTGAACCAGAACCAGATGTAGTAATTGCGCGTAATAAATCTGACAATTATTTATCTAATCATCCTATTTCTGCGGATCTTTTACTGGTTATTGAGGTAGCAGATTCTTCCCTGAAGTATGACCAAGAAGTTAAATTAGCTCTATATGCAGAAGCCAGAATATCAAATTATTGGATATTTAATTTAGTAACTAATTGTTTAGAAGCTTACAGTGAGCCATATCAAGATCAGCACGGTAATTTTGGATATGCTAACAAGCACATCTTTTTACCTAATTCTGTAGTGCCTCTACCCGGCTTTCCTGAATTATCTCTTAATCTCACAGAAGTTTTTCCTCAAACTCAATCATGA
- a CDS encoding Mut7-C RNAse domain-containing protein, which translates to MAKVDFCFYGELNFFLPPKRKNISFTHIFEEHPSIKDMIESFGVPHPEVSFIFVNNNTVDFSYLVQDGDRISVYPISQAETIRQTHPQPLISVAPPPLPIPKFVIDIHLGKLATSLRMLGFDTLYRNDYGDEELAYISSTEERTLLTRNRGLLMRSIVTYGYYVRSTNPQQQILEVMKRFELFKTAKPFDRCIRCNGLLESVAKESILDQIPPQVQQIDKFHRCIECSQIYWKGSHVEKMQQVVESLLNSQP; encoded by the coding sequence ATGGCAAAAGTTGATTTTTGTTTCTATGGTGAACTGAATTTCTTTTTACCGCCCAAAAGAAAAAATATAAGCTTCACGCATATATTTGAAGAACATCCTTCTATCAAAGATATGATTGAATCTTTTGGTGTGCCTCATCCTGAAGTGAGCTTTATTTTTGTTAACAATAATACAGTTGATTTTTCTTATTTGGTGCAAGATGGCGATCGCATCAGTGTATATCCCATTTCTCAAGCTGAGACTATCAGACAAACCCACCCTCAACCCTTAATATCTGTCGCACCGCCACCGCTACCTATTCCAAAATTTGTTATTGATATCCATTTAGGTAAACTAGCAACATCTTTGCGAATGTTAGGTTTTGATACCTTGTATCGCAATGATTATGGAGATGAGGAATTAGCTTATATTTCTAGTACAGAGGAGCGGACTTTGTTGACGCGCAATCGCGGATTATTAATGCGTAGTATTGTTACTTACGGATATTATGTACGCTCAACTAATCCTCAGCAACAAATATTAGAAGTAATGAAACGCTTTGAATTATTTAAAACCGCTAAACCATTTGATAGATGTATTCGTTGTAATGGTTTACTAGAATCCGTTGCTAAAGAAAGTATTCTTGACCAAATACCTCCTCAAGTTCAGCAAATAGATAAATTTCATCGCTGTATTGAGTGCAGTCAAATTTACTGGAAAGGTTCCCACGTTGAAAAAATGCAACAAGTTGTTGAAAGTTTGCTTAACTCTCAACCCTAA
- a CDS encoding DUF29 domain-containing protein — protein sequence MTVKSFITTLYKKDYYLWIQTTIKQLKDKNLDVVDWENLIEELDSLGKQQQQELENRLIILLEHLLKLAYWEMEREYNERGWKGTIIEQRKQILRILKKNPSLKPYLAEIFAECYADARDIVSVKTGLNLEIFPALPPLNIEQTLDEKWFLDELLQN from the coding sequence ATGACTGTTAAATCCTTCATAACTACTCTTTACAAAAAAGATTATTACCTCTGGATTCAAACAACCATAAAACAGCTTAAAGATAAAAATTTAGATGTGGTTGATTGGGAAAATTTAATAGAGGAGTTAGATAGTTTGGGTAAACAACAGCAGCAAGAATTAGAAAATCGCTTGATTATCTTGTTGGAACATTTACTAAAACTAGCTTATTGGGAAATGGAAAGAGAATATAATGAGCGTGGGTGGAAGGGGACAATTATTGAACAGCGCAAACAAATATTAAGGATACTTAAAAAAAATCCCAGTTTAAAGCCTTATTTAGCAGAAATTTTTGCCGAATGCTATGCGGATGCTCGTGATATCGTTAGCGTAAAAACGGGGCTAAATTTAGAGATTTTTCCGGCTTTACCTCCTTTAAATATAGAACAAACTTTAGACGAAAAGTGGTTTTTGGATGAATTATTGCAAAATTAG